A stretch of the Fusobacterium varium genome encodes the following:
- a CDS encoding putative hydrolase — translation MDIKKLAEKYDDYIIEQRRYFHQHPELSFEEKETTQALKNQLEDMGIEVTTFDDYYGLVGIIHGGKKSGKTIMLRADIDALPIEEHADVPFASKNGKMHACGHDCHMAMLLGAVKILNEIKDELDGDVKILFQSAEESCYGAKYYVEKGILDDVDAVFGMHIWGTLDAPYFNLEAGGRMASCDNFKITVKGTSAHGSAPHLGHDAIVAAASMIMNLQTFVSRMNDPLNTLVLSIGTFKGGQRFNIIPNHVEMEGTIRTYSRELRKKMEANIKAIIENVANIFGCEVELEYDAFPNPVINEHKDLNRLAHDAAVKLYGEESLTTMPKLTGSEDFAYFMDKVPGFFGFLGCANEEIGACYSNHNDKFKVDETVLHRGSALYAQFAVDFLAEKSKNEGGNK, via the coding sequence ATGGATATAAAAAAACTTGCTGAAAAATATGATGATTATATCATTGAACAAAGACGATATTTTCATCAACACCCAGAACTATCTTTTGAAGAAAAAGAAACTACTCAAGCCTTGAAAAATCAGCTTGAAGATATGGGAATAGAGGTTACTACTTTTGATGATTACTATGGACTTGTAGGTATAATCCATGGTGGAAAAAAATCAGGAAAAACTATAATGTTAAGAGCAGACATAGATGCTCTCCCTATAGAAGAACATGCCGATGTTCCTTTTGCTTCAAAAAATGGAAAAATGCATGCATGTGGACATGACTGCCATATGGCTATGCTGCTTGGAGCTGTTAAAATTTTAAATGAAATTAAAGATGAACTTGATGGAGATGTAAAAATACTGTTTCAATCAGCAGAAGAATCTTGTTATGGGGCTAAATATTATGTAGAAAAAGGTATTCTTGACGATGTGGATGCTGTATTTGGTATGCATATTTGGGGAACTCTTGATGCTCCATATTTCAATTTAGAAGCAGGTGGAAGAATGGCTTCTTGTGATAACTTTAAAATAACTGTAAAAGGTACAAGTGCTCATGGTTCTGCTCCTCATCTTGGACATGATGCCATTGTTGCTGCTGCTTCAATGATAATGAATCTTCAAACTTTTGTAAGCCGTATGAATGATCCTTTGAATACTCTTGTTCTTTCAATTGGTACTTTTAAAGGGGGACAAAGATTCAACATAATTCCTAATCATGTGGAAATGGAAGGAACTATACGTACTTACTCAAGAGAATTGAGAAAAAAAATGGAAGCAAATATAAAAGCAATTATTGAAAATGTAGCCAATATTTTTGGTTGCGAAGTGGAATTAGAATATGATGCTTTCCCTAACCCAGTTATTAATGAACATAAAGATTTAAACAGACTTGCTCATGATGCTGCTGTAAAACTATATGGTGAAGAATCTCTTACTACTATGCCTAAACTTACTGGTTCAGAAGATTTTGCATATTTCATGGATAAAGTTCCTGGATTTTTTGGATTCTTAGGATGTGCAAATGAAGAGATAGGAGCTTGTTATTCTAATCACAATGACAAGTTTAAAGTGGATGAAACTGTACTGCACAGAGGTTC